In the Malania oleifera isolate guangnan ecotype guangnan chromosome 1, ASM2987363v1, whole genome shotgun sequence genome, one interval contains:
- the LOC131144593 gene encoding PHD finger protein ALFIN-LIKE 3-like, with translation MEMASSSRTVEEIFKDYNSRRASLVRALTYYVNGCYGLYDPDKENLCLYIQPNETWEVTLLTEEVPLLEPALGINDGQVKGNSRLVDESYEEDEDEHSETFCGSCSGNYNANEFWIGCKICEK, from the coding sequence ATGGAAATGGCTTCCAGTTCTCGAACTGTAGAAGAGATCTTCAAGGATTACAATAGTAGACGAGCTAGCCTTGTTCGTGCCTTAACCTATTATGTTAATGGTTGTTATGGTCTCTATGATCCAGATAAGGAGAACCTGTGTCTGTATATACAGCCAAATGAAACTTGGGAAGTTACTCTTCTAACAGAGGAAGTTCCACTTCTTGAACCTGCACTTGGGATTAATGATGGACAAGTTAAAGGCAACTCGAGACTTGTTGATGAAAGTTACGAGGAAGATGAAGATGAACATAGTGAAACCTTTTGTGGAAGCTGCAGTGGAAACTACAATGCTAATGAGTTTTGGATTGGTTGCAAAATTTGTGAGAAGTGA